Proteins from a genomic interval of Hordeum vulgare subsp. vulgare unplaced genomic scaffold, MorexV3_pseudomolecules_assembly, whole genome shotgun sequence:
- the LOC123419044 gene encoding ATP synthase subunit beta, chloroplastic, with protein MRTNPTTSRPGVSTSEEKSTGRIDQIIGPVLDVTFPPGKLPYIYNALVVQSRDTADKQINVTCEVQQLLGNNRVRAVAMSATDGLMRGMEVIDTGAPLSVPVGGATLGRIFNVLGEPVDNLGPVDSSATFPIHRSAPAFIELDTKLSIFETGIKVVDLLAPYRRGGKIGLFGGAGVGKTVLIMELINNIAKAHGGVSVFGGVGERTREGNDLYMEMKESGVINEKNIEESKVALVYGQMNEPPGARMRVGLTALTMAEYFRDVNKQDVLLFIDNIFRFVQAGSEVSALLGRMPSAVGYQPTLSTEMGSLQERIASTKKGSITSIQAVYVPADDLTDPAPATTFAHLDATTVLSRGLASKGIYPAVDPLDSTSTMLQPRIVGNEHYETAQRVKETLQRYKELQDIIAILGLDELSEEDRLTVARARKIERFLSQPFFVAEVFTGSPGKYVALAETIRGFQLILSGELDGLPEQAFYLVGNIDEASTKAITLEEENKSQK; from the coding sequence ATGAGAACCAATCCTACTACTTCTCGTCCCGGGGTTTCCACAAGTGAAGAAAAAAGTACAGGtcgtatcgatcaaattattggaCCCGTGCTGGATGTCACTTTTCCCCCGGGCAAGTTACCTTATATTTATAACGCTTTAGTAGTCCAGAGTAGAGACACTGCCGATAAGCAAATTAATGTGACTTGTGAGGTACAACAATTATTAGGAAATAATCGAGTTAGAGCTGTAGCTATGAGTGCTACGGACGGGTTGATGAGAGGAATGGAAGTGATTGACACGGGAGCTCCTCTCAGTGTTCCGGTCGGTGGAGCTACTCTCGGACGAATTTTCAACGTTCTTGGGGAGCCTGTTGACAATTTGGGTCCTGTAGATAGTAGTGCAACGTTCCCTATTCATAGATCTGCGCCTGCCTTTATCGAGTTAGATACGAAATTATCCATCTTTGAAACAGGTATTAAGGTCGTCGATCTTTTAGCTCCTTATCGACGTGGAGGAAAAATAGGACTATTTGGGGGGGCTGGAGTAGGTAAAACAGTACTGATCATGGAATTAATCAATAACATTGCTAAAGCTCATGGGGGCGTATCCGTATTCGGTGGAGTAGGGGAACGGACTCGTGAAGGAAATGATCTTTATATGGAAATGAAGGAATCCGGAGTAATTAATGAAAAAAATATTGAAGAATCAAAGGTAGCTCTAGTCTATGGCCAAATGAATGAACCACCGGGAGCTCGTATGAGAGTTGGTTTAACTGCCCTAACTATGGCAGAATATTTCCGAGATGTTAATAAGCAAGACGTGCTTTTATTTATCGATAATATCTTTCGTTTTGTTCAAGCAGGATCAGAGGTATCCGCTTTATTAGGGAGAATGCCCTCCGCAGTGGGTTATCAACCTACTCTTAGTACAGAAATGGGTTCTTTGCAAGAAAGAATTGCTTCTACTAAAAAGGGATCTATAACTTCGATTCAAGCAGTTTATGTACCTGCGGACGATTTGACCGACCCTGcccctgccacaacatttgcacaTTTGGATGCTACTACCGTACTTTCCAGAGGATTAGCTTCCAAGGGTATTTATCCAGCAGTAGATCCTTTAGATTCAACATCAACTATGTTACAGCCTCGGATCGTTGGCAACGAACATTATGAAACTGCGCAAAGAGTTAAGGAAACTTTACAACGTTACAAAGAACTTCAGGACATTATCGCAATTCTTGGCTTGGATGAATTATCGGAAGAGGATCGTTTAACTGTAGCAAGAGCAAGAAAAATTGAGCGTTTCTTATCACAACCGTTCTTTGTGGCAGAAGTTTTTACTGGTTCTCCAGGAAAGTATGTTGCTCTTGCGGAAACTATTAGGGGATTTCAACTAATCCTTTCCGGAGAATTAGACGGCCTACCTGAACAGGCTTTTTATTTGGTGGGTAACATCGATGAAGCTAGCACGAAAGCTATAACcttagaagaggagaacaaatcgcAGAAATGA